A region of Fimbriimonadaceae bacterium DNA encodes the following proteins:
- the slmA gene encoding Nucleoid occlusion factor SlmA: protein MQGRKRLAGEDRKKQIAAAALNVFARKGFDGATTRELAEAAGVSEALIYRHFPDKEGLYNELITLLGAQDKNQLTSRWTSSEPGTSSLVSVLYSLSRVILLGPPGRPKDDSIDRLVGQSLLGDGTFASAFLQEYLSPLVPYLCDCMEKAWESGDIDAQHAPGELEAFLFHHFVGAVALFRLPDKPLLPISNPHQLHRAVLFFVCRGLGLTETALDRTLDFEQFARSFKKSFNPEKTP, encoded by the coding sequence ATGCAAGGAAGGAAGCGCCTCGCGGGGGAAGACCGGAAGAAGCAGATCGCGGCAGCGGCATTGAACGTGTTTGCTCGCAAGGGCTTCGACGGCGCTACGACACGAGAGCTCGCGGAGGCCGCCGGCGTTTCCGAAGCGCTCATCTACCGCCACTTTCCCGACAAGGAGGGGTTGTACAACGAACTGATCACGCTTCTCGGCGCCCAGGACAAGAACCAACTGACCAGCCGCTGGACCAGTTCGGAGCCGGGAACCTCCTCGCTTGTTTCCGTGCTGTATTCCCTGTCCCGCGTCATCCTGCTCGGACCGCCGGGTCGTCCCAAGGACGACAGCATCGACCGCCTCGTTGGGCAAAGTCTCTTGGGCGACGGCACGTTCGCTTCAGCCTTTCTCCAGGAGTATCTATCCCCGCTCGTGCCCTATCTCTGCGATTGTATGGAAAAGGCATGGGAATCCGGAGACATCGATGCTCAGCATGCTCCAGGCGAACTGGAAGCCTTCCTCTTTCACCACTTCGTCGGTGCGGTCGCCTTGTTCCGGTTGCCGGACAAGCCGCTGCTACCGATTTCCAACCCTCACCAGCTGCACCGTGCCGTGCTCTTCTTCGTCTGTCGCGGGCTCGGGCTCACCGAGACGGCCCTGGACCGCACCCTCGACTTCGAGCAATTCGCTCGCTCGTTCAAAAAATCCTTCAACCCTGAGAAAACACCATGA
- the tolB_3 gene encoding Protein TolB codes for MKTKTRSIALIVGCVLVPFTLVGCWGIAWSPDGTHLVFTWGYGIDEQPALAVMDVATRSLQTLPDSDSPAMPQWSPKGDRIAFISSQSSGDELRIFDAPSTRTRTIAKFPVGFVWSSDGRQIAYVEKRGEQEARYTCVRYDLDSGKIAQRIPLPKGVISDIFLCWLPKTDGVAFLSAKGNSGDIYIAEFGKVRKVTNTGDIVGFTTSQDGNFLVWARKSRNPKNILLFLYRYDLDLRNVQRIPFPNRIPQVNPDQRHGPKNVEWVFFSPNLQKMILYLDHDVPPAKNKNEPHMVHGSMVVMRFDGTGAKTIADWQTHSNDIYWPAFSWDSKRIAIQHIGSSCQIITLNADGSNKKVVLNKGK; via the coding sequence GTGAAAACAAAGACTCGATCGATAGCGCTGATCGTCGGCTGCGTGCTCGTGCCCTTTACACTCGTGGGCTGCTGGGGGATCGCTTGGTCTCCCGACGGAACCCACCTCGTATTCACATGGGGCTACGGCATTGACGAACAGCCGGCCCTCGCCGTCATGGATGTCGCCACGCGATCCCTCCAAACGCTCCCTGACTCCGACTCCCCTGCGATGCCCCAATGGAGTCCCAAGGGAGACCGTATCGCATTCATCTCGTCGCAAAGTTCCGGCGACGAGCTGCGAATCTTTGACGCCCCCAGTACGAGGACCCGTACCATCGCCAAGTTCCCCGTTGGATTCGTTTGGTCCAGCGATGGCCGCCAGATAGCTTATGTCGAAAAGCGCGGGGAGCAAGAAGCGAGATACACGTGCGTTCGGTACGATCTCGATTCGGGCAAGATCGCACAGAGAATCCCGCTTCCCAAGGGCGTAATCTCCGACATATTTCTCTGCTGGCTCCCAAAAACGGATGGCGTTGCTTTCCTTTCTGCAAAGGGAAACTCCGGTGATATCTACATCGCCGAATTCGGCAAAGTCAGGAAAGTCACCAACACGGGCGACATCGTCGGCTTCACGACTTCCCAAGACGGTAACTTCCTAGTTTGGGCGCGCAAGAGCCGCAACCCTAAAAACATCCTCCTCTTTCTCTATCGCTACGACCTCGACCTTCGCAACGTCCAGCGAATCCCCTTTCCTAATCGCATCCCACAAGTCAACCCGGATCAGCGACACGGCCCGAAAAACGTCGAGTGGGTCTTCTTCTCTCCTAATCTGCAAAAGATGATCCTTTACCTGGATCACGACGTGCCGCCCGCAAAAAACAAGAATGAGCCACACATGGTGCACGGGTCGATGGTCGTAATGCGCTTTGACGGCACTGGAGCTAAGACCATCGCCGATTGGCAAACCCATTCCAACGACATCTACTGGCCGGCGTTTTCTTGGGACTCCAAGAGGATCGCCATCCAGCATATCGGCTCAAGCTGCCAGATCATCACGCTCAACGCAGACGGCAGCAATAAGAAAGTGGTTCTCAATAAAGGCAAGTGA
- the sasA_3 gene encoding Adaptive-response sensory-kinase SasA, which translates to MVLEAQRVIVGNRTPEPGVAIRPHLASHTLALLRAILQSSNDGILLTDLEHRSLACNEAFGRMFEIDPAMVVQSNPKTVREAVYRIIPDPASWEDRLDEIYADPEQRYEDELALSTSPPRFLSRITGPVWDEDGNLIGRMWTFRDVTRQRRRRDMAERLTEISTMFNPDPIVAYRSILSVISEFYGGAIAVLSLLRDGFMHYAETVGMPEELKAIQGLPLEQTYCNFVIGQDGPLIIQDARTNPEWAETGPAKLGANRYLGCPIHDPSGIQIGTVCFVDNRVDETLDQEDGRFMSLMAMRISAELARERYLQEQIAEREAAIEQQKADLETTNSVLAAMNQGLMILRSTPNMGQLVDQQMRLLQGLLGYHSAALITRKSDGFMLRLYQDGKSPYEEHEIDVIEVPKLMALFDHPQLGRDLVVDSAQATEPLRSLMKSDVVTFASLVQENHPTAFLAMGGTSEVDMSDPRHRSHLEALAEQMNLLLAANALQMQLIETTDELRNAQRQLVQSEKLSVVGTLAASTAHDIRNILASLSMELSFADDPIKSLDAVRANLDRFAVLSHRLLSYAKPRMVAKQQVDLKEILQRVLTLTAAQLRVSNVQVVTESAEDLQPVIGDLHQIEHLFINLVLNAVQAMEPHGGSLTVTALAAGSSVEISFRDTGKGIPHDSLQSLFQPFASTRSEGFGLGLYSCRRIVEEHEGDIAVASEPGRGTTFTIRIPAARRTRS; encoded by the coding sequence GTGGTGCTGGAGGCGCAGCGCGTTATAGTCGGAAATCGAACTCCCGAACCAGGGGTGGCGATCAGGCCACATCTGGCTAGCCATACGTTGGCTTTGCTGCGAGCGATTCTGCAGTCGAGCAACGATGGGATCTTGCTCACCGACCTGGAGCATCGAAGTCTGGCGTGCAACGAGGCCTTCGGCCGGATGTTCGAGATCGACCCGGCGATGGTCGTCCAATCGAATCCAAAGACCGTGCGCGAAGCGGTTTACCGCATCATTCCCGACCCGGCGTCTTGGGAAGACCGGCTGGATGAGATCTATGCGGACCCCGAGCAGCGGTACGAAGATGAACTCGCCCTGTCGACCTCGCCACCGCGGTTCTTGAGCCGGATCACGGGGCCCGTTTGGGACGAGGACGGCAACCTGATTGGTCGCATGTGGACGTTCCGGGATGTGACGCGCCAGCGACGACGCCGGGATATGGCGGAAAGGCTGACCGAAATCAGCACGATGTTCAATCCCGATCCGATCGTCGCCTACCGGAGCATCCTTTCCGTCATCTCCGAATTCTACGGCGGGGCGATCGCGGTCCTATCCTTGCTTCGCGACGGCTTTATGCATTACGCCGAAACCGTTGGGATGCCGGAGGAGCTGAAGGCGATCCAGGGCCTTCCCTTGGAGCAGACCTACTGCAACTTCGTGATCGGACAGGATGGGCCGCTGATCATTCAGGACGCCCGGACCAATCCCGAGTGGGCCGAGACCGGTCCTGCCAAACTGGGCGCGAATCGGTACCTGGGGTGCCCGATTCACGATCCGAGCGGAATCCAGATTGGCACCGTCTGCTTCGTCGACAATCGAGTAGACGAGACCCTCGATCAAGAGGACGGACGGTTCATGTCACTGATGGCGATGCGCATTTCCGCCGAATTGGCGCGGGAACGATATCTGCAGGAGCAGATTGCCGAACGCGAAGCCGCGATCGAACAGCAAAAGGCTGACCTTGAGACCACCAATTCGGTCCTGGCCGCCATGAACCAGGGCCTGATGATCCTGCGGTCAACCCCTAACATGGGACAGCTCGTTGACCAGCAGATGAGGCTGCTTCAGGGGTTGCTCGGGTATCACTCCGCAGCCCTGATTACGAGAAAGTCTGATGGATTCATGCTCAGGCTCTATCAGGACGGCAAGTCGCCCTACGAGGAGCACGAAATCGATGTGATCGAGGTGCCCAAGCTCATGGCGCTGTTCGACCATCCGCAGCTTGGACGTGATCTTGTCGTCGACTCAGCTCAAGCCACGGAACCCTTGCGGTCTCTGATGAAATCCGATGTCGTGACCTTTGCCTCTCTGGTCCAGGAAAATCATCCGACCGCGTTCTTGGCCATGGGAGGGACCTCCGAAGTGGATATGAGCGATCCACGTCACCGGTCCCACTTGGAGGCCCTTGCCGAGCAGATGAACCTGCTGCTCGCCGCCAACGCGCTGCAGATGCAGCTCATCGAGACCACCGACGAGTTGCGAAATGCGCAACGCCAACTGGTGCAGAGTGAAAAGCTGTCTGTGGTCGGAACGCTTGCCGCAAGTACGGCGCACGACATCCGCAACATCCTGGCCTCGCTGTCGATGGAACTGTCGTTTGCGGACGATCCCATCAAGAGTCTGGATGCGGTGCGGGCCAATCTCGACCGCTTTGCGGTGCTGTCGCACCGGCTCCTTTCATACGCGAAGCCGCGCATGGTCGCCAAGCAGCAGGTCGACCTGAAGGAAATCTTACAAAGGGTGTTGACCTTAACCGCGGCCCAGCTGAGGGTGTCGAACGTTCAGGTCGTGACGGAATCGGCCGAAGACCTGCAGCCCGTGATCGGGGATCTCCACCAGATCGAGCACCTGTTCATCAATCTCGTGCTCAACGCGGTGCAGGCCATGGAGCCCCATGGTGGGTCCCTGACCGTGACCGCCCTTGCCGCCGGGTCCTCGGTGGAAATCAGCTTCAGAGACACCGGAAAGGGCATCCCCCACGATTCGCTGCAGTCCCTTTTCCAACCCTTTGCCTCGACAAGGTCTGAGGGATTCGGTTTGGGACTCTACAGCTGCCGGCGGATTGTCGAGGAGCACGAGGGCGATATCGCCGTTGCCTCCGAGCCAGGCCGTGGGACCACGTTTACGATTCGCATTCCAGCCGCTAGGAGAACTCGATCATGA
- the sbmC gene encoding DNA gyrase inhibitor codes for MNATIKTIEPMRIIALRHVGPYHLIGPVFERLMSWAGPAGVPMQAVLGRYHDDPCLVPAEELRSDAAIVVPNDYELPSENPLGLTVGQIPGGEYATAIHLGSYEGLGDAWGHFMGEAIPATGRTPADGACFEMYMNDCREVPLEEVRTDLYVPVSPVTANV; via the coding sequence ATGAACGCAACCATCAAGACGATCGAACCCATGCGCATCATCGCGCTTCGCCATGTCGGTCCCTATCACCTCATCGGTCCCGTTTTTGAAAGGCTCATGTCTTGGGCGGGACCGGCAGGCGTTCCGATGCAGGCCGTTCTCGGCCGCTACCACGATGATCCATGCCTGGTTCCCGCAGAGGAGCTGCGATCCGATGCCGCCATCGTCGTTCCCAACGACTACGAGCTGCCCTCGGAGAATCCGCTCGGCCTCACCGTTGGTCAGATCCCGGGTGGCGAATACGCGACCGCAATCCACTTGGGCAGCTACGAGGGCCTGGGTGACGCATGGGGGCACTTCATGGGTGAAGCCATCCCCGCCACCGGACGCACGCCGGCGGATGGAGCCTGCTTCGAGATGTACATGAACGACTGTCGAGAAGTCCCCCTTGAGGAAGTTCGGACGGATCTGTACGTTCCGGTAAGTCCGGTTACGGCAAACGTGTAG
- the cpdA gene encoding 3',5'-cyclic adenosine monophosphate phosphodiesterase CpdA produces MEPISRRRVLQGAAITAASAALPVGAAGPHPMKKRSLRIAHLTDIHVQQEKGAGQGMATVLKHVEAQKDRPDVIFTGGDLIMDCFGADFARTKAQWDLFDSVLRDHTGLKVEHCIGNHDVWSFSKREDNPQHAAKAVKKWACDVLRLDRPYRSFDRAGWHFIVLDSTHASGNSYVAKLDEEQFDWLAADLARTPSKTPVLVMSHIPILAACAYFDGENEKTGHWAVPGAWMHIDARRIKNLFAKHPNVQAAISGHIHLLDRVDYNGVTYLCNGAVCGAWWGGSYQECPPGYAMLDLYDDGSVEREYVEWGWKPTD; encoded by the coding sequence ATGGAGCCGATCAGCCGCCGTAGGGTGTTGCAGGGGGCGGCCATAACCGCCGCATCCGCAGCCCTGCCAGTTGGCGCGGCGGGGCCGCACCCCATGAAGAAGCGCAGCCTTCGAATCGCCCACCTTACCGATATCCACGTCCAGCAAGAAAAGGGTGCGGGGCAAGGCATGGCAACGGTCCTCAAACACGTCGAAGCCCAGAAGGATAGGCCTGATGTGATCTTCACCGGAGGCGACCTCATCATGGATTGCTTTGGCGCCGACTTCGCACGAACCAAAGCACAATGGGATCTGTTCGACTCCGTTCTGCGCGACCATACCGGGCTCAAGGTCGAACATTGCATCGGCAACCATGACGTGTGGAGCTTCAGCAAACGGGAAGACAACCCCCAGCACGCTGCCAAAGCGGTTAAAAAGTGGGCGTGCGACGTCCTCAGGCTCGACCGGCCATACCGCAGCTTCGATCGCGCAGGCTGGCACTTCATCGTTCTCGATTCGACCCACGCATCCGGAAACAGCTACGTCGCCAAACTCGACGAGGAACAGTTCGATTGGCTCGCCGCCGATTTGGCCCGGACGCCTTCCAAGACGCCGGTGCTCGTGATGTCCCACATTCCGATCCTCGCCGCCTGCGCCTACTTCGATGGTGAAAACGAGAAGACCGGTCACTGGGCGGTCCCAGGCGCATGGATGCACATCGATGCGCGCCGCATCAAGAACCTGTTTGCCAAACACCCCAATGTCCAAGCCGCAATCAGCGGCCACATCCACCTGCTCGATCGCGTCGACTACAACGGCGTCACGTACCTGTGCAACGGGGCGGTTTGCGGCGCCTGGTGGGGCGGCAGCTATCAGGAATGCCCACCCGGCTATGCGATGCTCGATCTCTACGACGACGGATCGGTCGAGCGCGAGTACGTCGAGTGGGGCTGGAAGCCGACCGACTGA